One genomic segment of Oreochromis aureus strain Israel breed Guangdong linkage group 9, ZZ_aureus, whole genome shotgun sequence includes these proteins:
- the LOC116329651 gene encoding gastrula zinc finger protein XlCGF49.1-like isoform X4, with the protein MSSTQKDQHGARSQRSQEADKPHRRKREKTYTCDECGKDFIGKAKLKRHQVINTGEKPFSCDMCEKTFSWKRSLKAHQAIHSGVKAYSCDQCGRAFTHSCNLKAHLVTHSGIKAYSCDICGKTFGRIESRNIHLRIHTRHDVYCCDQCGKRCTTDTHLKRHMFTHTEEQPHKCDLCEKTFKSIHYLRRHQQIHNRKRLYKCSYCEEQSDTDGSSSQPCHHCGGGKEFQLAS; encoded by the exons atgagctcaacacagaag gaccaacatggagcgagaagtcagcgctctcaggaggccgacaaacctcacagaagaaagagagagaaaacatacacctgtgacgagtgtgggaaggattttattGGGAAGGCTAAACTAAAACGTCATCAGGTCATCAACACTGGAGagaaaccattcagctgtgacaTGTGTGAAAAGACTTTTTCCTGGAAGCGTTCCCTAAAAGCACACCAAgccatccacagtggagttaaagcgtacagctgtgatcagtgtggcagagcttttactcacagttGCAACTTAAAGgctcatctagttacccactctggaattaaggcatacagctgtgacatttgtgggAAAACTTTTGGCCGGATTGAGAGCAGAAATatacacctacgcattcacaccagacatgatgtgtactgctgtgatcagtgtggcaaacGCTGTACTACAGACACACACCTAAAACgccacatgtttacccacactgaggaacAACCtcataaatgtgacctgtgtgagaagacttttaaatctatACATTACCTGAGacgacaccaacagatccacaacagaaagagactctacaagtgcagttactgtgag gagcagagcgacacagatggatccagttctcaaccctgtcatcactgtggtggtgggaaagagtttCAGTTGGCAAGCTGA